The following are encoded in a window of Deinococcus carri genomic DNA:
- the sufD gene encoding Fe-S cluster assembly protein SufD, producing MTPFTDQLAQTGGPDWLTAKRRESLDLFNTLEVPSESVEAWKYTRVDVDFSELRPHPKRERVTDIAALPESVQKRLTSTDVGAYLVLDGPDVVYATELPAELREKGVIFTDLKTAVEQHADKVQQYLYSVVPAEVPDDTTIAAPGTTPSKSPDPSEGKFSALAAALWTNGAFVYVPRGVEVELPLGSFRVMSEAGTYTATRTLVVAEENAQVTFIDEQDSEDLPGTYAIGAVELVVKAGARLRYVSIQNWGKGVTHIQRQRGDVARDATLNSLVVTMGGTLSRTEMQSYLRGQGSDSEMLALYFANEDQHFDHYTLQHHAAPHAHSDLLYKGVNADQSVGVFSGMIKVDLGAQKTDAYQKHRTLMLSSEAQNYSVPQLEINANDVRCSHGSTTGPVNQEALFFLRSRGIHKELAEKMLVTAFLEDVLTRVPLKSVVAYIEGIIAEKVGAA from the coding sequence ATGACCCCATTCACCGACCAACTCGCCCAAACGGGCGGCCCCGACTGGCTGACGGCCAAGCGACGCGAATCGCTGGACCTGTTCAACACGCTGGAAGTCCCCTCCGAGAGTGTCGAGGCGTGGAAGTACACCCGCGTGGACGTGGACTTCAGCGAGCTGCGCCCCCACCCCAAGCGCGAGCGCGTGACCGACATCGCCGCGCTGCCGGAGAGTGTGCAGAAGCGCCTGACCAGCACTGACGTGGGCGCGTACCTCGTGCTGGACGGCCCGGATGTGGTGTACGCGACCGAGCTTCCCGCCGAGCTGCGTGAGAAGGGCGTTATCTTCACGGACCTCAAGACGGCGGTGGAGCAGCACGCCGACAAGGTGCAGCAGTACCTCTACTCCGTGGTCCCGGCGGAAGTGCCCGACGACACCACCATCGCCGCCCCAGGCACCACGCCCAGCAAGTCCCCCGACCCCAGCGAGGGCAAGTTCAGCGCCCTGGCGGCGGCCCTGTGGACGAACGGGGCCTTCGTGTACGTGCCGCGCGGCGTGGAAGTCGAGTTGCCCCTGGGCAGCTTCCGCGTGATGAGCGAGGCGGGCACCTACACCGCGACCCGTACGCTGGTCGTGGCCGAGGAGAACGCCCAGGTCACCTTCATCGACGAGCAGGACAGCGAAGACCTGCCCGGCACCTATGCCATCGGCGCGGTGGAACTGGTGGTCAAGGCCGGCGCGCGCCTGCGCTACGTGTCGATCCAGAACTGGGGCAAGGGCGTCACGCACATCCAGCGCCAGCGCGGCGATGTGGCCCGTGACGCGACCCTCAACAGCCTGGTGGTGACGATGGGCGGCACCCTCAGCCGCACCGAGATGCAGAGCTACCTGCGCGGCCAGGGCAGCGACTCGGAAATGCTCGCGCTGTACTTCGCCAACGAGGACCAGCACTTCGACCACTACACCCTCCAGCACCACGCCGCGCCGCACGCCCACAGCGACCTGCTGTACAAGGGCGTGAACGCCGACCAGTCCGTGGGCGTGTTCAGCGGCATGATCAAGGTGGACCTGGGCGCGCAGAAGACCGACGCCTACCAGAAGCACCGCACGCTGATGCTCTCCAGCGAGGCGCAGAACTACTCGGTGCCCCAGCTGGAGATCAACGCCAACGACGTGCGCTGCTCGCACGGCTCGACCACCGGCCCGGTCAACCAGGAAGCCCTCTTCTTCCTGCGTTCGCGCGGCATCCACAAGGAGCTGGCCGAGAAGATGCTGGTGACGGCCTTCCTGGAAGACGTCCTGACTCGCGTGCCACTGAAAAGCGTCGTGGCGTACATCGAGGGGATCATTGCGGAGAAGGTGGGGGCGGCGTAA
- the efp gene encoding elongation factor P encodes MISVTELRNGTKVEMDGGLWECLEYSHLKMGRGGAKVVTKFRNMETGSIVDRTFNSGEKLQDIYVEGKKMQYLYKDGADYVFMDLDTYDQVHLPPALVGDAAKFMKENTDVEVAMYGDKALNITLPNQVILKITQTDPGVRGDTVSGGTKPATLETGAVVQVPLFVEQGTDVKVDTRTGQYLSRA; translated from the coding sequence ATGATCAGCGTGACTGAACTGCGCAACGGCACGAAGGTGGAGATGGACGGCGGTCTGTGGGAGTGCCTGGAGTACTCGCACCTCAAGATGGGACGCGGCGGCGCGAAGGTGGTCACCAAGTTCCGCAACATGGAAACCGGCTCCATCGTGGACCGGACCTTCAACAGCGGCGAAAAGCTCCAGGACATCTACGTGGAGGGCAAGAAGATGCAGTACCTCTACAAGGACGGGGCGGACTACGTCTTCATGGACCTGGACACCTATGACCAGGTGCATCTGCCGCCCGCGCTGGTGGGCGACGCCGCCAAGTTCATGAAGGAGAACACCGACGTGGAAGTGGCGATGTACGGCGACAAGGCGCTGAACATCACCCTGCCCAACCAGGTGATCCTCAAGATCACGCAGACCGACCCCGGCGTGCGCGGCGACACCGTTTCCGGCGGCACCAAGCCCGCCACGCTGGAAACGGGCGCGGTCGTGCAGGTGCCCCTCTTTGTCGAGCAGGGCACCGACGTGAAGGTCGACACCCGCACCGGCCAGTACCTCAGCCGCGCCTAA
- a CDS encoding 50S ribosomal protein L25/general stress protein Ctc, whose amino-acid sequence MELRATPRKSQEKLAPGLIAAVAYNKEQNVSFAIERKAFDRAFRQQGTTGLFDITIEGGETFPALVKTVQMDKRRREAIHADFYMVTYGEPIEVSVPVHTTGKSQGEVMGGLVDVVIHNLQVIAPGPRRIPQEITVDVTRLGIGDHVTAGQIKLPEGVKLAADADLVVLSVLPPRLTAEELEAETQAAQVAGMVASGEISEEAAEAVLEGGASIEEVKADSEGSEAQRETEEASQEANQG is encoded by the coding sequence ATGGAACTGAGAGCAACCCCCCGCAAGAGCCAGGAAAAGCTGGCCCCCGGCCTGATCGCCGCCGTCGCCTACAACAAGGAGCAGAACGTCTCCTTTGCCATCGAGCGCAAGGCCTTTGACCGCGCCTTCCGCCAGCAGGGCACGACCGGCCTCTTCGACATCACGATCGAGGGTGGCGAGACTTTCCCCGCGCTGGTCAAGACCGTGCAGATGGACAAGCGCCGCCGCGAGGCCATCCACGCCGACTTCTACATGGTGACCTACGGTGAACCCATCGAGGTCAGCGTGCCCGTCCACACCACCGGCAAGAGCCAGGGTGAGGTTATGGGCGGTCTGGTGGACGTAGTCATCCACAACCTCCAGGTGATCGCCCCCGGTCCGCGCCGCATCCCCCAGGAAATCACCGTGGACGTGACCCGTCTGGGCATAGGTGACCACGTGACCGCCGGGCAGATCAAGCTCCCCGAGGGCGTGAAGCTCGCCGCCGACGCGGACCTGGTCGTGCTGAGCGTGCTGCCGCCCCGCCTCACCGCCGAGGAACTGGAAGCCGAGACGCAGGCCGCGCAGGTCGCGGGCATGGTCGCCAGCGGCGAGATCTCCGAGGAAGCCGCCGAGGCCGTGCTGGAAGGTGGCGCGAGCATCGAGGAAGTCAAGGCCGACAGCGAAGGCAGCGAGGCCCAGCGCGAGACCGAAGAGGCCAGCCAGGAAGCCAACCAGGGCTGA
- a CDS encoding efflux RND transporter permease subunit, whose product MIRQVGQKVFSGVNPVVGFSVARYVLAIGIFVGVVVFGFVSMRSLGVDLLPSTNIPVVNISTSYPGASPASVDEEVTQVIESAVAQVPDVTSISSTSNTGSSRVTLQLEDGTDQNAAANQVASLVSGATRQLPEGAGNPSVRTFNPNAQAILEFGVSGGTASQADVYDYVENQLVPTLQRVEGVADVELSGGSQRRTQVLLDPNRLSAYGLTPQSVANAISGSNVRSSIGTVTRDGNSLNYTTNARLTSLDDIANVILDADRGVRVADVANVKDSSTATGVTRVNGLPVVLVSIQQTSGSNAVAVVDGVKALISQTRLPTGYQVTYSNDTTGPIRASIESTTHELWVTALVVAVVTLLFLGRLNMALTVIAAIPISLAAAPILYQLMGFTFNQVSLLALIVAIGIVVDDSIVVAENVERYRALGFDRIQSVLRGASEVFSAVAAASLSLLAVLIPVSFMGGIVGEYVRQFALGLAAAVLLSWLEALLFLTVRMAYTPDAAPLGWRDVPRTVGRLPQAMRWGLTSVRTWWFWVLAAGLLAALWTRNENRLLLLTALLLPLALGVLRYLWGVLLAVLEALTLTLHGLTDRLLVGVREAYVRSLDSALHASAGVLLIAAAFLVATVLLVVPRMNFTFTPATDSGTLRAGLRLPSGLSLNTRNELVSRMEGYFLGRPEVQSVQTSVTGNGTNLNITLKPKTEREDTATLTGTYQQALRGMFSDVPDVRANVFSGGGFRGQGNSQSLTLVASNYDLLKQRAATAVNVLEQNPNVLSASSSLDNTTLENQFVPNPGLLAQAGLTAGTVAQALGTYGSGSSGGNVEIGGVTSPISVELDPQYLRDDQSLLSLPIYSPSLQSSVTVGQLGSIVQASTPTSVQRTNRLYSLDLSIEPDPASQLTGTQLQEQLTAALTRAGVIDNLVTVGRADRNSAFALGNRVGSLGLQAFALSLLLVYLVMGAQFNSFRYPLYLLLPVPFAVAGAYWMMFLAGSTLDIFGVLGFLLLIGLSAKNAIIYLEFVVDQMQERPLREALLEASRLRFRPIVMTTLTVLVISLPLLLNRGSGSEFGKSLSIVIVGGISVSALMTFYVVPAAFYLFERGRAARQARRETVVSVPASPPVGTPAPGA is encoded by the coding sequence GTGATTCGCCAGGTCGGTCAGAAGGTGTTCAGCGGCGTGAACCCGGTCGTGGGGTTCTCGGTCGCGCGCTACGTGCTCGCCATCGGCATTTTCGTGGGCGTGGTGGTGTTCGGGTTCGTGTCCATGCGCTCGCTGGGGGTGGACCTGCTGCCCAGCACGAACATCCCGGTGGTCAACATCAGCACCTCCTACCCCGGGGCCAGCCCCGCCTCGGTGGACGAGGAGGTCACGCAGGTGATCGAGAGCGCGGTCGCGCAGGTGCCTGACGTGACCAGCATCAGTTCCACCAGCAACACCGGCAGCAGCCGCGTGACGCTGCAACTGGAGGACGGCACCGACCAGAACGCCGCCGCGAACCAGGTGGCCTCGCTGGTGTCGGGCGCGACGCGGCAACTGCCGGAGGGCGCGGGGAACCCGAGCGTCCGCACCTTCAACCCCAATGCCCAGGCGATTCTGGAGTTCGGCGTCTCGGGCGGCACCGCGAGCCAGGCCGACGTGTACGACTACGTCGAGAACCAACTGGTCCCCACCCTCCAGCGCGTGGAGGGCGTGGCGGACGTGGAACTCAGCGGCGGCTCGCAGCGGCGCACCCAGGTCCTGCTCGACCCCAACCGCCTCAGCGCCTACGGCCTGACGCCGCAGAGCGTGGCAAACGCCATCAGCGGCAGCAACGTGCGTTCCTCCATCGGCACGGTCACGCGGGACGGCAACAGCCTGAACTACACCACCAACGCCCGGCTCACCAGCCTGGACGACATTGCGAACGTGATTCTCGACGCCGACCGCGGCGTGCGGGTCGCGGACGTGGCGAACGTGAAGGACAGCAGCACCGCGACCGGTGTGACGCGCGTCAACGGCCTGCCGGTGGTGCTCGTCAGCATCCAGCAGACCTCGGGCAGCAACGCGGTCGCGGTCGTGGACGGCGTGAAGGCGCTGATCTCGCAGACCCGGCTGCCCACAGGCTACCAAGTCACCTACAGCAACGACACGACCGGGCCGATTCGCGCCAGCATCGAGTCCACCACCCACGAGCTATGGGTCACGGCGCTGGTGGTCGCGGTGGTCACGCTGCTGTTCCTGGGGCGGCTGAACATGGCCCTCACCGTGATTGCGGCCATCCCGATCTCGCTGGCCGCCGCACCGATCCTGTACCAGCTGATGGGCTTTACCTTCAATCAGGTGTCGCTGCTGGCGCTGATCGTCGCCATCGGTATCGTGGTGGACGACTCCATCGTGGTGGCCGAGAACGTGGAGCGCTACCGCGCGCTGGGCTTCGACCGGATTCAGTCCGTGCTGCGCGGTGCGTCCGAGGTGTTCAGCGCAGTCGCCGCCGCCTCGCTGTCGCTGCTCGCGGTGCTGATTCCGGTCAGCTTCATGGGTGGCATTGTGGGCGAGTACGTCCGGCAGTTTGCGCTGGGGCTGGCCGCCGCCGTGCTGCTCTCGTGGCTGGAGGCGCTGCTGTTCCTGACGGTCCGCATGGCCTACACGCCCGACGCCGCGCCGCTGGGCTGGCGGGACGTGCCCCGCACGGTGGGCCGCCTGCCACAGGCCATGCGCTGGGGCCTGACCTCGGTGCGGACGTGGTGGTTCTGGGTGCTGGCCGCCGGCCTCCTGGCCGCGCTGTGGACGCGCAACGAAAACCGCCTGCTGCTGCTGACTGCCCTGCTGCTCCCGCTGGCGCTGGGCGTGCTCCGGTATCTCTGGGGCGTGCTGCTCGCCGTGCTGGAGGCCCTCACCCTGACGCTGCATGGCCTGACCGACCGGCTGCTGGTGGGGGTGCGGGAGGCCTACGTCCGCAGCCTCGACAGCGCCCTGCATGCCAGCGCCGGGGTGCTGCTGATCGCCGCCGCGTTCCTGGTGGCGACCGTGCTGCTGGTGGTGCCGCGCATGAACTTCACCTTCACGCCCGCCACCGACTCCGGCACGCTGCGGGCTGGGTTGCGCCTGCCCAGCGGCCTGTCCCTGAACACGCGCAACGAACTCGTCAGCCGGATGGAGGGCTATTTCCTGGGGCGACCCGAGGTGCAGAGTGTCCAGACCAGCGTGACCGGGAACGGCACCAACCTCAACATCACCCTGAAGCCCAAGACGGAGCGGGAGGACACCGCTACCCTGACGGGCACCTACCAGCAGGCGCTGCGCGGCATGTTCAGCGACGTTCCCGACGTGCGCGCTAATGTCTTCAGCGGCGGCGGCTTCCGGGGCCAGGGCAACAGCCAGAGCCTCACGCTGGTCGCCAGCAACTACGACCTGCTCAAGCAGCGTGCGGCGACGGCCGTAAACGTGCTGGAGCAGAACCCGAACGTGCTGAGCGCCAGCAGTAGCCTGGACAACACCACCCTGGAAAACCAGTTCGTGCCCAATCCCGGCCTGCTGGCCCAGGCGGGCCTGACGGCGGGCACGGTCGCGCAGGCACTGGGCACCTACGGCAGCGGCTCCAGCGGCGGCAACGTCGAGATCGGCGGCGTCACCTCTCCCATCAGCGTCGAACTCGATCCGCAGTACCTGCGGGACGATCAGTCACTGCTGTCGCTGCCGATCTACAGCCCCAGCCTGCAAAGCAGCGTGACGGTCGGCCAGCTCGGCAGCATCGTCCAGGCGAGTACCCCCACCAGCGTGCAGCGCACCAACCGGCTGTACAGCCTCGACCTGTCCATCGAACCCGACCCCGCCAGCCAGCTCACCGGCACGCAGCTTCAGGAGCAGCTCACAGCGGCCCTGACCCGCGCGGGCGTGATCGACAATCTCGTGACGGTGGGCCGGGCCGACCGCAACAGCGCCTTTGCGCTGGGCAACCGCGTGGGGTCGCTGGGCCTCCAGGCCTTTGCCCTCTCGCTGCTGCTGGTGTACCTGGTGATGGGCGCGCAGTTCAACTCCTTCCGCTATCCGCTCTACCTGCTGCTGCCGGTGCCCTTTGCGGTCGCCGGGGCCTACTGGATGATGTTCCTGGCGGGCAGCACGCTCGACATCTTCGGCGTCCTGGGCTTCCTGCTCCTGATTGGCCTCTCGGCCAAGAACGCGATCATCTACCTCGAATTCGTGGTCGATCAGATGCAGGAGCGGCCCCTGCGCGAAGCCCTGCTGGAGGCCAGCCGCCTGCGCTTCCGCCCCATCGTCATGACCACCCTGACCGTGCTGGTGATCAGTCTGCCGCTGCTGCTCAACCGGGGCAGCGGCAGCGAGTTCGGCAAGAGCCTGTCCATCGTCATCGTGGGCGGCATCAGCGTCTCGGCCCTGATGACCTTTTACGTCGTGCCCGCCGCCTTCTACCTGTTCGAGCGGGGCCGCGCCGCCCGCCAGGCCAGGCGGGAAACCGTGGTCAGCGTGCCCGCCAGCCCTCCGGTCGGCACGCCTGCGCCGGGGGCGTAG
- the accB gene encoding acetyl-CoA carboxylase biotin carboxyl carrier protein: MNPDDLKKILDALSHADVREFSLTTGSFALDLKRGPVALSGPAAAPAAPSAPAAAAPMPAPSFQPPAASTPALASPTAPAAETPAAPASSPEAAPAAPAKSASTGTPVKAPIVGTFYSASSPDAPAYVKVGDTVSTGQVLCIIEAMKLMNEIEAEVSGTVREILVKNAEPVEYGQTLFIIE, encoded by the coding sequence ATGAACCCAGACGATCTCAAGAAAATCCTCGACGCCCTGAGCCATGCCGATGTGCGCGAGTTCAGCCTGACGACCGGCAGCTTTGCCCTGGACCTCAAGCGCGGGCCGGTGGCCCTGAGCGGCCCCGCTGCGGCCCCCGCCGCGCCCAGTGCGCCCGCCGCTGCCGCGCCCATGCCTGCGCCCAGCTTCCAGCCGCCAGCCGCCAGCACGCCGGCCCTGGCGTCCCCTACCGCGCCCGCGGCCGAGACGCCCGCTGCGCCCGCTTCCTCTCCCGAGGCCGCACCTGCTGCCCCGGCCAAAAGCGCCAGCACAGGCACGCCCGTCAAGGCTCCTATCGTGGGCACCTTCTACTCCGCGAGCAGCCCGGACGCGCCTGCCTACGTGAAGGTGGGCGACACGGTCAGCACCGGGCAGGTGCTGTGCATCATCGAGGCAATGAAGCTGATGAACGAGATCGAGGCCGAGGTCAGTGGCACGGTCCGCGAGATTCTGGTGAAGAACGCGGAGCCGGTGGAATACGGGCAGACGCTGTTCATCATCGAGTGA
- a CDS encoding TMEM175 family protein: protein MNKSRMEAFSDGVLAIIITIMVLELRTPEGHEWREVVRLWPVLLSYVISFLYVGIYWNSHHHLMLTVHRVSGGILWANLHLLFWLSLFPFVTGWAGESHFAAVPMSCYGFVALMCAVAYTILVRAIIRADVSNHLLADATGRDLKGNLSIAAYLVAIAAPFFGYPGVIVSGLLLTAVALMWLIPDRRIERVLAREGGASSKH from the coding sequence ATGAACAAGTCCCGTATGGAAGCCTTCTCGGACGGTGTCCTCGCCATCATCATCACAATCATGGTGCTGGAGCTGAGGACGCCGGAAGGCCATGAGTGGCGTGAGGTGGTCCGGCTCTGGCCCGTGCTGCTGAGCTACGTCATCAGCTTCTTGTACGTGGGGATCTACTGGAACAGCCACCACCACCTGATGCTGACGGTCCACCGCGTCAGCGGGGGCATCCTGTGGGCCAATCTGCACCTGCTGTTCTGGCTGTCCCTGTTTCCGTTCGTGACCGGCTGGGCGGGCGAGAGCCACTTCGCAGCCGTGCCGATGAGCTGTTACGGTTTCGTGGCGCTGATGTGCGCGGTGGCCTATACCATTCTGGTCCGCGCCATCATCCGCGCCGACGTGAGCAACCACCTGCTGGCCGATGCGACGGGCCGTGACTTGAAGGGCAACCTGTCCATCGCGGCGTACCTGGTTGCAATTGCCGCGCCCTTTTTCGGATATCCGGGCGTCATCGTGTCCGGGCTGCTGCTGACCGCCGTCGCCCTGATGTGGTTGATTCCCGACCGGCGTATCGAGCGGGTGCTGGCGCGGGAGGGCGGAGCTTCTAGCAAGCATTGA
- a CDS encoding PIN domain-containing protein, whose protein sequence is MLVLDTNVLIAFQKRNEQVRSAYAAAVSRGETIAVPALVRYEARKELQNPRYQRRLSGLDALLDLHPTLDMDSETADIAASLFETLRSSGTLIEDADLLIAATAIRHGATLITRNTRHFQRIPSLSLTDWQQEEQ, encoded by the coding sequence ATGCTGGTCCTGGATACTAACGTTCTCATTGCCTTTCAGAAGCGGAATGAACAGGTGCGTTCGGCATATGCGGCGGCTGTCAGCAGAGGCGAAACCATAGCTGTTCCCGCGCTGGTTCGCTATGAAGCACGCAAAGAATTACAAAATCCACGCTATCAGCGCCGTCTAAGCGGGCTTGACGCCCTGCTTGACCTGCATCCAACTCTGGATATGGACAGCGAAACGGCGGATATTGCAGCTTCCCTTTTTGAAACACTTCGGTCCAGCGGCACCTTGATCGAGGACGCCGACTTGCTGATTGCCGCGACCGCTATCCGCCACGGCGCGACCCTCATCACCCGCAACACCAGGCACTTTCAACGAATCCCCAGTCTATCCCTTACAGACTGGCAGCAGGAGGAACAATGA
- a CDS encoding efflux RND transporter periplasmic adaptor subunit: MDQVTRPVSEQDSPPAPAPNSKRRTFPWGWLLVPLLLGGVGYVGYRLGQDDASSSATAGGGFGGSGFGGGATPGGAGQGSSGQGGSTRTGGQSAAGQSAGGQGAGGQTARAGAGSAAGSRTGAAGSAAGAGTRSGRGSAGGQGQTGGGSGVTTPVQAAAVQQGILRTERRLTGTVAAAQETTVSARTSGTVSRIAADVGGSVSAGQTVLALSNNDLNTSVESARNALETAQVQLRSQTNSVQSQRAQLQQQVSAAQTTLANAQQSLAALEKLATIGAASRTELNNQNAQVQAARTTLTTAQANLAQNTRAQTEGLAEARLAVQRAQIALNQAQAAADAVRVTAPFAGQVTGLNVSEGQYLAANSPAFTLVSSQRQVAVNVPATEAGALPVGAALTFVVGQQKYPLKVAQNAAAPTGGSVPIIARFTEASPPALGTVGSVVYSAKVASGVLVPSTALQADNDQTYLFTIENGKAQQHEVNVLGQAGTQSAVSGIDAGSEVITQPPTGLLDGASVTTSSGSRQRGSAVGPGAGGPPPGGTP, from the coding sequence ATGGATCAGGTGACCAGGCCAGTTTCAGAACAGGACAGCCCACCTGCCCCTGCGCCGAACAGCAAACGCCGCACCTTTCCCTGGGGCTGGCTGCTGGTGCCGCTGCTGCTGGGCGGGGTGGGCTACGTGGGCTACCGGCTGGGGCAGGACGACGCGAGCAGCTCGGCCACGGCTGGAGGTGGCTTCGGCGGCAGCGGCTTCGGCGGAGGGGCGACGCCAGGCGGTGCAGGACAGGGGAGCAGCGGGCAGGGAGGCAGTACCCGCACCGGGGGCCAGAGTGCCGCCGGGCAGAGTGCGGGCGGCCAGGGCGCGGGCGGGCAGACGGCCCGTGCAGGCGCGGGGTCGGCGGCCGGCAGCCGGACCGGGGCCGCTGGCAGTGCCGCCGGAGCAGGAACGCGCAGCGGACGCGGCAGTGCGGGAGGGCAGGGACAGACGGGCGGCGGAAGCGGGGTCACCACCCCGGTCCAGGCCGCGGCGGTTCAGCAGGGTATCCTCCGCACCGAGCGCCGCCTGACCGGCACGGTGGCGGCGGCGCAGGAAACCACCGTCTCGGCGCGCACGTCGGGCACGGTGAGCCGCATCGCCGCCGACGTGGGGGGCAGCGTCAGCGCAGGGCAGACCGTTCTGGCGCTCAGCAACAATGACCTGAACACCAGCGTGGAGAGTGCGCGCAACGCGCTGGAAACGGCCCAGGTGCAGCTTCGCAGCCAGACGAACAGCGTGCAGAGCCAGCGCGCGCAGCTTCAGCAGCAGGTCAGCGCGGCGCAGACCACGCTGGCGAACGCGCAGCAGAGCCTCGCGGCCCTGGAGAAGCTCGCGACCATCGGCGCGGCGTCGCGGACGGAACTCAACAACCAGAACGCCCAGGTGCAGGCGGCCCGCACCACCCTGACCACCGCACAGGCGAACCTCGCCCAGAACACCCGCGCCCAGACGGAGGGCCTGGCGGAGGCCCGCCTCGCCGTGCAGCGCGCGCAGATTGCGCTGAACCAGGCGCAGGCGGCGGCGGATGCGGTCCGCGTGACCGCGCCCTTTGCCGGGCAGGTCACCGGCCTGAATGTCAGCGAGGGGCAGTACCTCGCGGCGAACAGTCCCGCCTTTACCCTGGTCAGCAGCCAGCGGCAGGTGGCCGTGAACGTGCCCGCCACTGAGGCCGGTGCCCTGCCGGTCGGCGCGGCGCTGACGTTCGTGGTGGGGCAGCAGAAGTATCCCCTCAAGGTGGCGCAGAATGCGGCGGCCCCCACAGGCGGCAGCGTGCCCATCATCGCGCGCTTCACCGAGGCCAGCCCCCCGGCGCTGGGCACGGTCGGGTCGGTGGTGTATTCCGCGAAGGTGGCGTCGGGCGTGCTGGTGCCCAGTACGGCGCTTCAGGCGGACAATGACCAGACCTACCTCTTTACCATCGAGAACGGAAAGGCGCAGCAGCACGAGGTGAACGTGCTAGGGCAGGCGGGCACGCAGTCGGCGGTGAGCGGCATCGACGCGGGCAGCGAAGTGATCACCCAGCCGCCGACCGGGTTGCTGGACGGGGCGAGCGTGACCACTTCCAGCGGCAGCCGGCAGCGGGGCAGCGCGGTCGGCCCCGGCGCGGGCGGCCCGCCTCCCGGAGGAACGCCGTGA
- a CDS encoding cupin domain-containing protein → MSPELFHLPQNGSVPNNPQPARLFRAALRGQMPAQIEAYLAERSWTNAWRNGIYPFHHYHSTAHEVLVVARGQARLTLGGEGGPQVQVGEGDVLLLPAGTGHRNDGSSADLLVVGAYAGGREWDLCRPEETDVAEARARIALVPGWEEEPM, encoded by the coding sequence ATGTCCCCCGAACTGTTCCACCTGCCCCAGAATGGTTCCGTTCCCAACAACCCCCAGCCCGCCCGCCTCTTCCGCGCGGCTTTGAGGGGACAGATGCCCGCGCAGATAGAGGCCTACCTGGCGGAGCGCAGCTGGACCAACGCCTGGCGCAACGGGATTTACCCCTTCCACCACTACCACTCCACCGCCCACGAGGTACTGGTGGTCGCGCGGGGCCAGGCCCGTCTGACCCTGGGTGGCGAGGGCGGCCCGCAGGTGCAGGTGGGGGAGGGCGACGTGCTGCTCCTGCCTGCCGGAACGGGCCACCGGAACGACGGCAGCAGCGCCGACCTGCTCGTGGTCGGTGCCTACGCCGGGGGGAGGGAATGGGACCTGTGCCGCCCGGAGGAGACGGACGTGGCGGAGGCGCGGGCGCGAATTGCGCTAGTGCCGGGGTGGGAGGAGGAGCCGATGTAA